One Huiozyma naganishii CBS 8797 chromosome 4, complete genome genomic region harbors:
- the THI6 gene encoding bifunctional hydroxyethylthiazole kinase/thiamine-phosphate diphosphorylase (similar to Saccharomyces cerevisiae THI6 (YPL214C); ancestral locus Anc_6.231), with product MYSSNEIKLDTKEKVSKKDVDYSLYLVTDSTMLPEGTTLSSQVLAGLRNGVTLVQLREKDTDTKTFIAEAMEVKKLCDQFRVPLIINDRVDVALAIDADGVHVGQDDMPIPMVRKLLGPDKILGWSVGKVSEVETLAEWGPDMIDYIGIGMVFPTKTKKNPKKSPMGPQGVCRILDALETNGADWCRTVAIGGLHPDCIERVLLQCGSLNGKRSIDGISLVSDIMASPDAARSTRILRELILKNYYNYVDVQLKKSAAAINVKSVLNQVTKNRPLVQHMTNKVHQNFGANVTLALNGSPIMSEIQSEARDLAQIPNASLLVNTGSVAPIETVKTAIEAYNEFKRPIVFDPVGYSATETRHVLNDTLLTYGQFSCIKGNSSEILSLARFSTSKMKGVDAGNTDVDSSLLLSATQTVAYKFKTICVCTGELDFIADGTFGGEYALSKGTEGYDAKSIPYIVVKNGSIPIMGEITASGCSLGSTIACLLGGLDTEGSAFDAVVSAVLLFKSAGKLASLKCKGSGSFHVELIDALYQLVRENKPETWTAQLTKEYEGFIE from the coding sequence ATGTACAGCTCCAACGAAATTAAGCTGGATACGAAGGAGAAGGTTTCCAAGAAAGATGTCGACTATTCGCTCTATTTAGTGACAGACTCAACAATGCTGCCCGAGGGCACGACGTTGAGTTCTCAAGTGCTGGCTGGTTTACGGAATGGTGTTACGCTGGTTCAATTGCGTGAAAAGGATACAGACACCAAAACGTTTATTGCGGAGGCTATGGAAGTTAAGAAACTCTGCGACCAGTTCAGAGTCCCACTAATTATAAACGATCGTGTAGATGTGGCATTGGCAATTGATGCCGATGGTGTGCATGTCGGTCAAGATGATATGCCAATTCCAATGGTCAGAAAACTCCTGGGTCCGGACAAAATCCTCGGTTGGTCCGTCGGGAAGGTGTCTGAAGTGGAAACTTTGGCAGAATGGGGGCCAGACATGATCGATTACATTGGTATCGGCATGGTCTTCCCaacgaagacgaagaaaaaCCCTAAAAAGTCGCCAATGGGACCACAAGGTGTTTGCAGAATTCTGGATGCATTAGAGACCAACGGCGCCGATTGGTGCAGAACAGTAGCCATAGGTGGGTTACACCCAGATTGTATTGAAAGAGTTCTATTGCAGTGTGGGTCTCTTAACGGTAAGAGATCCATTGATGGGATTTCTCTTGTTAGCGACATCATGGCCTCGCCTGATGCAGCGAGGTCTACTAGGattcttcgagaactaattttgaagaactacTACAACTACGTTGATGTCCAACTAAAAAAGAGCGCCGCGGCCATAAACGTTAAATCCGTGCTCAACCAAGTGACAAAGAACCGTCCCCTAGTTCAGCATATGACGAATAAAGTTCATCAGAACTTTGGTGCGAATGTCACTCTCGCTTTGAATGGGTCTCCAATTATGTCCGAAATTCAATCTGAGGCAAGAGATCTCGCTCAAATTCCAAACGCTAGTTTGTTGGTAAATACCGGATCGGTGGCTCCGATAGAAACGGTCAAGACAGCGATCGAGGCTTACAACGAATTCAAAAGGCCAATTGTTTTTGACCCAGTTGGCTATTCTGCTACAGAGACAAGGCATGTTTTGAACGACACATTGTTGACTTATGGGCAATTCTCGTGTATTAAGGGTAATTCTAGTGAAATATTGTCCTTGGCTCGGTTTAGTACTTCTAAAATGAAAGGTGTTGATGCTGGAAACACAGATGTAGACAGCTCTTTGCTGCTTTCTGCCACGCAAACTGTTGCGTACAAGTTTAAGACCATCTGTGTATGTACTGGTGAACTCGACTTTATCGCGGATGGTACTTTTGGGGGCGAATACGCACTGTCTAAAGGTACGGAAGGTTACGATGCTAAATCCATTCCTTACATCGTTGTGAAAAATGGTAGTATACCGATTATGGGGGAGATCACAGCTAGTGGCTGCTCTTTGGGCTCTACCATAGCTTGCCTACTAGGGGGGTTGGATACGGAGGGAAGCGCGTTTGATGCTGTTGTATCTGCAGTACTACTTTTCAAGTCGGCTGGGAAATTGGCTTCCCTGAAGTGTAAGGGTAGTGGGAGTTTCCATGTTGAACTAATTGATGCGCTGTACCAGTTAGTTCGAGAAAACAAACCTGAAACATGGACCGCCCAGTTGACAAAGGAGTACGAGGGCTTCATCGAATAG